Proteins co-encoded in one Zalophus californianus isolate mZalCal1 chromosome 9, mZalCal1.pri.v2, whole genome shotgun sequence genomic window:
- the MB gene encoding myoglobin isoform X1: MGRPSPDCAMGLSDGEWQLVLNIWGKVEADLVGHGQEVLIRLFKGHPETLEKFDKFKHLKSEDEMKRSEDLKKHGKTVLTALGGILKKKGHHDAELKPLAQSHATKHKIPIKYLEFISEAIIHVLQSKHPGDFGADTHAAMKKALELFRNDIAAKYRELGFQG; encoded by the exons aTTGCGCCATGGGGCTCAGCGACGGGGAATGGCAGTTGGTGCTGAACATCTGGGGGAAGGTAGAGGCTGACCTCGTGGGCCATGGGCAGGAGGTCCTCATCAG GCTCTTTAAGGGCCACCCTGAGACCCTGGAGAAGTTTGACAAGTTCAAGCACCTGAAGTCAGAGGACGAGATGAAGCGTTCAGAGGACCTGAAGAAGCATGGCAAAACGGTGCTTACGGCCCTGGGGGGCATCCTCAAGAAGAAGGGACATCACGATGCTGAGCTGAAGCCCCTGGCCCAGTCACACGCCACCAAGCACAAGATCCCCATCAAGTACCTGGAG TTCATCTCAGAAGCCATCATCCACGTCCTGCAGAGCAAGCACCCCGGGGACTTCGGCGCCGACACCCATGCGGCCATGAAAAAGGCACTGGAGCTGTTCCGGAATGACATCGCTGCCAAATACAGGGAGCTGGGGTTCCAGGGCTAA
- the MB gene encoding myoglobin isoform X2: MKRSEDLKKHGKTVLTALGGILKKKGHHDAELKPLAQSHATKHKIPIKYLEFISEAIIHVLQSKHPGDFGADTHAAMKKALELFRNDIAAKYRELGFQG, from the exons ATGAAGCGTTCAGAGGACCTGAAGAAGCATGGCAAAACGGTGCTTACGGCCCTGGGGGGCATCCTCAAGAAGAAGGGACATCACGATGCTGAGCTGAAGCCCCTGGCCCAGTCACACGCCACCAAGCACAAGATCCCCATCAAGTACCTGGAG TTCATCTCAGAAGCCATCATCCACGTCCTGCAGAGCAAGCACCCCGGGGACTTCGGCGCCGACACCCATGCGGCCATGAAAAAGGCACTGGAGCTGTTCCGGAATGACATCGCTGCCAAATACAGGGAGCTGGGGTTCCAGGGCTAA